A stretch of DNA from Anopheles ziemanni chromosome 3, idAnoZiCoDA_A2_x.2, whole genome shotgun sequence:
ACCACCCTTCAACGATGCCGCCTGACTGTCCGCATACTGGAGTGCTCGGGGATCGAGGAACTCCTGCAACCGCTGGAGGAACTCCTTCTCACCACCACTCATCCGCTCGTTCACCCGGAACAGATTGTCATCCTCTTCCTCTTCGTCCTCCTCGTAGTccacctcttcctcctcctctatGTCGTCCTCGTCCGCATCGTCCCGATCGCGATCCTTCGAACCGCCACGCGCGGACGATGATTCCTCCTCGCCATCCTCATCCGCCTCCTCATCGTCCTCTTCCGACTCGTCCTGACCGACGGCCGCAGTCGCCGAGGCTGGCTTTCTACCCCTGCCCGACTTTTTGGACGCTTTGGACGATGATTTCGATTTCTTGCCAGACGACTTGCCGGACGACTTCGAGTTGGTGGACTTAGAACGGTTGCGCTGGGAGAGGTGGTTCGCCTGGCTGGAGGCGTTCGTGCTTGCCTTAACCGTACCGGCCGACGCGGATATGACGACACTGATCGGTTCCTGCTTCGTCTGAGATGACCCCCGGGAGGGTCGGGGGTTGTACCGTGGTGTTGGGTTTAGATCGATCACCTTCTTGCCGGGAGATACCTAAAACGAGAAATTTTAGGGGGTTTATTGAAACTGTCATTCAATTACTCAGGGGTTTCCCGGAGACCTTACCTTGCTGTAGGAATAATCCGACACATCGGACTCGTTCGATTCGctctcgtccgagcagccctcCTTCTTGGTGTACTGCGACGAATCGGACAGCGTCTTCTTCCGCTTGCCGCGCGGCCGGCCCTTCAGCTTCGGCGCGAGATGATTGCACAGCAGCTCGTGCGTCTCCAGCTCCGGATAGTCGAACGTTTCCTTGCAGAACATGATGCGCATGTTGGGCGCGGGCGCCACGAACCCGCCGAGTGTTTCAACCAGCGTATTCCGCAGCCACGCATCGTTGACGCCCTCCAGGCGCTTCAATATCGCCCGGTAGCGACAGTACCGCGAAAAACTCAGCACCGCCACCCTCGATACGATACTTTCTCctgcgaaaacaaacaaacaacaaacgatcAAGGTTACCATTCCTCAAGCCAAGGGAACAACGGGTTGCTTCGATTACGATTCAGAAATGGGATATTAACACATTAACACTGAGTTTTCCGGCTCATTTTCCTCCCCGTGGGTCAAGACCGGGTGCTCAACTTTATCGCGCATCATTCAACGCCGCAATTTCGCACCAGCAGTTAAATAAACACCCGCCACAACCCGTGCCCATTGCTCCGTTCCGTTGGCTTCAGCGTTGGTTAATTCGCTGATTCGGTGCGATTTGTGGACGGCGGGGGAGGGAAGCTAACGGGCAGGGCAGGGGCATCCCCATGGGCAAACATGgccacacagacacacaacaCTGGCGCGAGTGATGTGGTCAAACACTCTCGACCACGACGCGCGTAGAGCTCCCGTGACTCTCGGAGTCCAGTTGCTTGAAGACGTCCGTTGCGTTTGACGTCGCATAATTTAAAACGAGATTAAATTTCGGTTTATGTTGTAAATCAAGGCTCACTGTTGACGGTGTGGCGTGCTAATTCCCTGGTAAGTATTTGTTTAGACTGTGCCATATATGCCCCCAAGAAGTTTAAATCCCTGTAATCACATGGACCTTATATTGTAACATAATTCTCCTCATAGTCATAAAGACTATCTTAATACTTTATCTATGATCCAACAAAAGGCACAAGAAGCCCTCGTGTATCGTCTTTAAATGGCGCCCATTGTCTTTTCCGCGTGATTTGCCAAACGGATCTAATGACAGACGAACTCTAtttgcttcttcttcctctgTCCGACCTTCTGCACGTTGGCTGTTCCGCCTGAATATCTTGTAAATGGCGAGAGAGAAGTAATGGTTCTCcccaatttttttcttttcttttctttcaactATCTAGCGCGTGCTATTCGGATCCCTCAACCACTACTACAACCTCCATTCCCGAGCGCACATTGTGTTGGCGTTGCGGAATTGCGTTCGGCGGGGCcagagcaaacaaaacaacaacaacaaaaagaaccTAATAAAGAAACTCCCCGCGACTTCTCGCGGTTTGGCGCAAGCTGGCACCAACACTTCGCGCTGGACGGTTTGCACGCATCAGTTGACGAGCGTTTGGACGGCGGAACAGAACGCCAGATAGAAGTTTGGACGGTGTGACGACTCGCCGAAGTTCGGAACAGTGTTTTGTGGAAGGATGACGGCAGTGGGTGGGATGTTTTTGGTGGGACTGGTAATTCTTGCCCTGCTGGCGGACAAACAGAGTGGCGGTGGCGGTCGGGACGGTGCGGGAGTGTCCACTGGAGCGACGGCAAGTATCATCTACACCGGCTATAAGCTACCCTTTCCGCGGCATCGGTTGTTCTACAAATCGGTCGGGGAGCGTAAGATCGGCTCGAACCTGTACGAGGTCAGCACTATCATCCAGGGAGACATTTTGCTGCGGAAGCAGTGCGAGTGTATGCTACGTTACCGGTGTCGTATTCCACGGAGCATCTTCTACCTATCGAGGTAAGTCTGTGGGGCACGGTCTACAAAATCAGTCCCAACTCTGGCAGACGTCGAACGAACATTTAAACCTCCGAGGGCCACACGGATGTCTGGCCAGTGAACGTGATCGTGGCTTGCGTGGTTTAGTATAGTAGTGCTCCAAAAACGACACATGAAGTCATCCAGCGCACAACGGTGCGTATTTATAGCCGCGAGAAGCAAAAGAGCGTATCTCGACCAAAAACAGATAcacaacaaaattaaaaggCGTTCGACAGCGCTCCACGCGCACATTCTTTGGCCACGCATTCGCCCTCTCCAAACTCTCCCCCCTGAGGGGTCTCATAGCGTTCCTATCGCGTCACATTTGTTGATCGTACTAATTGATTCCCGCTATATGTTTGTCCCATCGTACAGTCGCGATTGTCATCACCGGGAAAAAGTGTGCTGCGAGCTGCTGGAGAATGCGTACGAATCGAACAACGACACGGCCGCGGTCAACGATCACCACCAGTTCGTCAGCGACAACGAGATCTAAGATCCGGTGACGGTGCCGACAGAGCGCGAAGGGAGGACAATGTTCCAACTAACCCATATGCTTCTCCCGGTCCACGTCGCCAAAGTCGAGCGAGGAGTTTTTGCTGAGATGCCGCGTCGTCCCGAGGCAGTCCTTCGCGCTGGACTCGTTGTACATCGTCAGCAGGCCCCAGGTCCACTCCTGGTCGGTGTCGATCCAGTTCAGCAGATCTTCCGCCCGCAGTATCACCTTGTCCGAGATTGCCAGCACCTCGTCCTGCGAAGAGAAAGTGAGAACAAACAACCGTTAGTATGTTGTGAAACCGAAACACGTGAtgtacaattatttttaacaagtATACCACAAAAGAAGTGACAATTAATTTAGCGATACAATAGGACTCCTTGTGCGAACGTCTACAATCGTTTTAAAAACGATCATTAACGGATACTTAATTGacgaataaaaatgtattatttATGGTTCAACTACATGGCGGGTTCTCTTAAAATACTAAAGACATTTCCAATTGCACTAAATAATGAGTATAACTTAGaaacaatttataaaattcaaCTGTTCCgcataatatttcaaaaatgtaGTTTGAGGTTCATCtctgctttaagcacctcgTTTTGAAGGCCGTATGCAGCGCCATCTGTGGGCATTTCGTAGAGTCAAGTTTCAAGATGCTTACAGACCCAAGGTTCATACAAACGAGGGCTGGTGTTTTCcgtctgttgttttttccaaaaCCGGAAATTGATTAGGcggaaaatttttattttaaatgataccACAACACTCATAAATCTTATTATTTCGAAGAGTAACAGTATTACCGTTTCTACAACAGTTTCCAGGAGGATTGTATCGAAATTTCATTTTGAAAGCTGAACAAATgcactttttaaattaaagaaaaaaaacctcccatATCAAAACTTTCACTCATAGTTAGGAAAAACATTAGCAAATTAGTATAAGATTCAACAGTTTCAATTAAAGAGTGGATGATGTGCTTTAAACTTCAAAACCATTGCAACCAGATGTCtggaggaaaaacacattccaGGCGTTGCCTATTTTAATCTATTATCAATCAAACTCCGATGCCCCAAGCATCAACACAAAGTTATGCCACTAGAACATAACATAATGCTCGAAAAAAGCtattaaaatacaataaaatagaTCGCAACGCGGGCAGAGATAGGAAAAAGACAAACGAAATGGAGGAAAAGCGAAGGGAAAACTACATGGCAGTGAGGGGAACGGTTTTCCTCAAAGTGAACGTTGCGCCACGGGCAAAGGCAATCCCTTCTTCTTCTCGGCGTCAAGTCAGCAACGTGAGtgggtaaataaaaataaatgcatcTAATTATAGCCAGAAATACAATACGAACTCGCCGGCGACGATTTCCGATTCAGCGCAAATCCTAATATCGCTTCTAAATGGCAAACCTTATTACTCGCTCGCAAGGGATTGCAAAATTGCAAAGGGCCAAAACCGTGCACGCATTAGTAGACacggaacaaaagaaaaatggaaactgaATCCCAACGCTGGGAAAACAGTCTTTTGTCTACTAATTTTCGTGTTTGACATTTCCTCCACCTTGTAGCTGTCATACTTTTGACTTAACATTGAATGTTTACGTCAATCAACGGGACAATTATCCATCCCATTTCACCCCGGATATTCAttgctaaaataaaaatcagttTCTTTACACCATTTCACATCGTTTGAACATTTATAATAAATCGCTAACGTAGGAAATaaatgatcaaataaatcGTGATAATTCCATTCCATTAGCATCCAACCATGTACAAGAGTACATCTTCCATTCCTTACTCTCTCGCTACTCCTTGCTATCTGCTATCTGCTCCCCGAGGGGTTCACTGACACTTTCTTCACCTGCCTGTCCGTCTACCACTCCCCCCTCGCCTTATTTCCCCGACCCAACTACCAACCGCCATGTATTTGTGCACACCACATTTTACGTGCGCACGCAATAAATGTCTTTATAGAGAGCATCGTGGCTCTGTGTATGCGCATTTATGCAACCGTGCCCGTGTGTTTGTGGAAAAGTTTGGCGTCCGGCAAAGAAAACAGACCGGAGCAGAACCGATTTTGACACACTTTTGAACTGTTCTGCCTGAAAAAACCCCGAAACCACCCTTCGTTATCACCAGgcgtaaaacaaatattagtATTCTATTGAACACTTATAACACACTGTAAATAACAGGTAAATTCAGAGAAAAGTGTGTTGATGGATGAATGTTTCAAAAGGATTCGAAAACAATGAATACAAGCTATGACAAatcttgttttttaaaaaatgtttaaaaatttatattaaatGATGAGATGTCGTTTCTTCTAGCAATAAATAAAGTAGTTAATCGAATTTAACAACTATAATTTAAGCCTTCACAATAGTAACAGCCTTTTTGAACGAATATTAACATTCCTGCAGAACAATTTATTACCACAAATTAATGCTTTCCGATAAGATGAAGAAAGAATGTATTCCCAATCCAAATAATTTTCGTATTctttatttatgatttattcAAAAGTATTTTCGAATGTTTAAAACTTggtattcaatttaaaattgtttgcctTGAAAGGGGTTAACTTTATGACACGCCACTAAATAACGTCATTTGAAAAGTAATGGTCGAACTTCCATTACCACTTTCAAGCATGCACCCATATTTTTCCAATATTTGATCGAACCGTGAATTAAAAATAGTAATACCGTATCAAACCACACCGAGGTtctataaatataaatatctCCCACCGAGCCCTTAAACCACTCTTCCGAGTGGCGAGCGAGCGTACAAACAGTCGTCTCGACTTTCATGAACTATTCAACACCTTTTCCCCACGACGGACGCCatagttgttgtgtttttttttttaactcccTCCGGTTAATGTTTTTGCACTGCGTTCGGTTTCAGGGAAAACCTTAGGCCCCGCACCCGGCTGACGCGCTGGGTTGGTCTTTTGCGTAATGTTCGTTGGAAACAAAATGTCTATCCCCACCATCACCAGGTGCGGGGGGAGCGGGGAGGTGTACGTGGGATGACGGCGGTCGGGaaaaacggaggaaaactGGAGCGAACCGTTCTCGGCTGGCGTGTTGCACCTTCCTCCCCGTGGCATCTCCGCACCACCCAACGGAAAGCGCAACAAACAACAAGGCCTCAACGACTGAATGTGCTAAAGATGTTGTGTGGGAAAATGAGTAACGGAAAGTTAGAtagggcgaaaaaaaaagatatacaaaaaagggaaaaaacaatacctttacttttcccCCACTCCATCAGAACGGGAACGCATGGGAGAGTGAAATACTGAAAATAGAATGGGAAAACCATGGACGGAGGGGGGCTGGAGACCCCGGGGAGGCCTCGGCCCGCGGAGTTGGCAGAACACGCTCCCCACACCTATTCCACGgggaagggagagagagagagagagaaagggagatGGATTTTCTATCGCATCACttccaaaagggaaaaatcgccCATTTGCAATGCTTAAACACCAGAAACCGTAGAACCGTCGAGCGGAAGGGGGCGGGTTTTTAAGGGCCGGAATTGGGGAGCCGCCAGCGTCGTCGTACGGCCGACAAAGAAATTTCGATCGATATTTGGGACCGTTTGTCGGATAGTTCGGGGGAAAGTGAAAGGCGAAACGGATTATGCCGACGAATCAAAACAAGAAGAGAACGGCAAACGAAGGAATGTTTATCGTGCTGGTTTTATgacaatggaatggaatggaatggctGCTTTATGTGGCAGAATACATAATCAGATCGATGGAGAAGTGCAGagcaaaactattttaatttaattgaaattataaACCTGCGAAATCCAAACCGTTTAGGCACTATAAAAAGGAACTATTTAAGTCATTCAAATAGAGAGTTAGAAAGAAAATACATTCGCGGAACGTTTATTTAGTCCTCTAAAATATAGTTTGTCTTGAAATATTGGAGGTTTAAATAAACTGTATCATATAATAAGAAAAACCCATTTAGTCACCATAAAAAGGAACTATTTAAGCcattaaaatagaaaagctGGAAAAAACTGTGTTTATCGtgtttttataataaaaataaatttacggaGCGCATACTAATTTCTCTAAAGTATGGTTTGTCTTGAAATATTGGAGGTTTAAATAAACTGGGtcataacataaaaaaacccatttaaaaaagaacactATAAAAAGAACTATTTAAGTCATTAAAATAGAGAgttagaaagaaaaacactctgtttgttctgtttgtataACTATAATAAATTTGCGGAACGCATATTAATGggttgttttcaaatattgaAGCTATATATAAATTGGGTCATAacgtaagaaaaaaatatgtagaaaAACCTTTAAAGTAATGAGTTCTTTGGCTGTTTGGAGTATCAGATCTTCTTGACTGATATTAAATGTTTCCAAAGatagtttttttgttaataCCTATTCCCTAACTAACACCTGATAAAAGTCTGACCCCAATATGGTATACAATGTTggggaaatttattcaaaaataacatgttttaaaaatattctccaTCGGCCTTAAAATCATAATTAAACTGGACCAAACGCTaacaaaaaaagttgaaaaataaatatttaacagCCGCAGACAGaggagcaaaaggaaaaattcaaaCTGTCACCAGCGAGATGTCGACGAAACGGACGGGTTGCACAAAAATCGATCACACATTTCGACCCAGACACCCAGCAGCGTACGGTGGAAACCGGTTATCGACCTCCCCCCGGCTCCCTTCCCACCTGATTTCCCTTTTCATTGGCCACTTGGGAAGATGAGCATTCCACCCGGTGAGTCAAGAGGACCTCTGCCACCGAAGGGATGCGCAAGAAATTGGATGAAGTTGAAGTCAGACACAGCAATTCAAGTTTCAagtctagaaaaaaaaacattataaaaaggATCACGCAagagaaacgaaacgaaacgaaaggaagAAACATTAAAAGTCAAGAAACTCCCCGTTTACAGGTCCGTTGTTGTTTCTGTCGTCTtcctttttattctttctttctccttttATCTGTTCATTCCCCCAATCTCTTGGCCGTTTAGAAACTACGCGAAATGTAGACCACTTTTAAATGCAACGGCAGCATCTCAagacgaaaaaaacacaaagatCATGCAGTCGGTCGTCGAAGAGGGAGTAGAAATTCGCCTAGGCTCGCCTAGGGCAGTCGAGTTCCACCAACGGGTAAAACACACGAGACGAACACACTCTGTCGGGTTAGCAAATTGCGTGTTTTGCGAGTGCATCCCCCTCCGCGTGCCATATCAGTCGGTGCTTTGCACAGTATGCcacgtttatttttataaaccaACAACACCGCTGCTGCGTCGTTTCCTGCTTGCCCCCGCGCGAGGACCAGGAGCGACAGATGACACTGCGatgcaaattgaaaataaaaactggcGAAAACGAAACACCGGTCGGAgcaagtaggcgaaaaccgtGCAAAACATGGGGTGGATAATGGCCAAACGACTAAGCTATGCATAATCTGCCAAGTTATGCATAAGTCAATCGTGGAGAGGGTAAGGCAAACGAATTAGAGAACAACATGAAGTGGATGAGTTGTTGGAATGGACGCACGGAACGATACCATCCATCGGGGTCCGGTAATGAATTAATTATGCTAATGCCGTTCCATATGCTCGTTCTGACATTTGTGGGTTTTTCGAGGATTAATTTTatagatatttttttattcatattttctcCATCAATTATTCAgttgaaaaatcaataaaaaaaactttgacaAGAAAAAATCGACTTTGCTTTAACGCCAACATTTTGGTCAGTTGCATGTAACCATCAAGGCTCGACGTCTAACTGCAAGTCGTCTTCTTTCTAGTGGTTTTATTTCTTACATCACTCATCGCTAAACACGTGCAATGATTTCTTCAACCATTTCCGAATATGTCAAACATCAATCAAAATGTCATTTCGCTGGCTTGTTCCGCAATTCGGTAACGGATGCGCACAGTGAGATCGTAAAGCGAACGACACCGAATGAttccacacaaaaaaaatggtcATGTTGTACTATCAAAACACTGATCGAAAACAGTGGAACAAAAGAATATACCGACATCTTCGATGCCGGACGAATCATCGGACAACCAGCTTAACAAAGGGAGAAGATATTTAACATCTTGAAAAAAACGTACAGAGGGCAAAagagaaacataaacaaagccaATTAAtttggatttaaaaattattcgtAATTTAAGAGTTTTTCACGAAACAACTATATTCACTTCTTTTCTTGTAAAACGAACAACCAACTAAAACACTTGAATATATTCAAGAGAAATGcttcattttttcatttacttcaTTTATGTggctttcttttctatttttaaggCATGTGATAACACATTGAATGACACcagaattgattaaaaatcttctctatatctataaaaatggatgtttgtatgttcgtgatgctaaaactcaaaatcggctggaccaatcttgatgacgtcttggtatgatttgttcctttttacccaaggaaggtttaggaaaaaagagaatttgaaaattcccaaggataagccggaaaattggaaaattcgtgtaaaaacggcttttttccataaaacaataaaatttaccttcTCTAACCAAAACGGTTGGACGTATCCCAACGAAGTcttctgatgatt
This window harbors:
- the LOC131288122 gene encoding uncharacterized protein LOC131288122, encoding MTAVGGMFLVGLVILALLADKQSGGGGRDGAGVSTGATASIIYTGYKLPFPRHRLFYKSVGERKIGSNLYEVSTIIQGDILLRKQCECMLRYRCRIPRSIFYLSSRDCHHREKVCCELLENAYESNNDTAAVNDHHQFVSDNEI